From one Thalassospira lucentensis genomic stretch:
- the mutL gene encoding DNA mismatch repair endonuclease MutL codes for MTLRVLPQNLINQIAAGEVVERPAAALKELVENALDAGATRVDVTLRDGGRTLLSVTDDGKGMTPDELGLAVERHATSKLPDDDLFNIGFMGFRGEALPSIGSVSRMRLTSRTRGAENAWTLTVEGGAKSAPEPAAHPFGTRVEVRDLFYATPARLKFLKAARTEQMYAREIMDRLAMARPDVGFTLSGDGNKQILNYPACEGDLFDARLKRLGAVMGREFQDNALQIEAEREGIRLTGYAGVPTLNRGNAQMQFLFVNGRPVKDRLLQGAVRGAYQDFLARDRHPLLALFFELSPRDVDVNVHPGKTEVRFRDPGMVRGLIVGALKHALAGAGHRASTTVADMALGAARREGDGPSLPYGGSRPASGGYNFGSYQPSHPGLAAVQRDYAAQAPSSSYGGLFDRGRDFAGGETGGDNGGFAAAAASALAGGYGGGYAGAAPSARIDDTDASKFVDHPLGAARGQVHANYIIAQTRDGLVIVDQHAAHERIVYERMKADLAENGVKRQGLLLPEVIELDEASAERVADRAEEFAELGLVVEPFGPGALVVREVPAMLGKVDVAGLVRDLADEIAELGQGMALKDRLMYVCATMACHGSVRSGRKLNADEMNALLRQMEATPHSGQCNHGRPTYVELKLHDIEKMFGRR; via the coding sequence ATGACCCTGCGCGTCCTGCCCCAGAACCTGATCAACCAGATTGCCGCCGGTGAGGTGGTTGAACGTCCGGCTGCGGCGTTGAAGGAACTGGTGGAAAATGCGCTGGATGCCGGGGCAACCCGTGTTGACGTGACCTTGCGCGATGGCGGGCGGACCCTGTTATCTGTCACCGACGATGGCAAGGGCATGACGCCCGATGAGCTCGGCCTTGCGGTTGAACGCCATGCGACATCGAAACTGCCCGATGATGATCTGTTCAATATCGGTTTTATGGGGTTTCGCGGCGAGGCCTTGCCGTCCATCGGATCGGTATCGCGGATGCGCCTGACCAGCCGGACACGCGGGGCAGAAAATGCCTGGACATTAACGGTCGAAGGCGGGGCGAAAAGTGCTCCGGAACCAGCCGCCCATCCCTTCGGCACACGGGTCGAGGTACGCGATCTTTTCTATGCCACCCCGGCGCGCCTGAAGTTTCTTAAAGCCGCGCGAACCGAGCAGATGTATGCCCGTGAAATCATGGATCGGCTGGCCATGGCCCGGCCCGATGTCGGCTTTACCCTCTCGGGGGATGGCAACAAGCAGATTTTGAATTACCCGGCCTGCGAAGGCGATTTGTTCGACGCGCGCCTGAAACGGCTGGGTGCGGTGATGGGCCGTGAATTTCAGGATAACGCCCTTCAGATCGAAGCCGAACGCGAAGGCATCCGCCTGACCGGATATGCCGGGGTGCCAACCCTGAACCGCGGCAATGCGCAGATGCAGTTCCTGTTCGTTAATGGTCGCCCGGTCAAGGATCGGCTGTTGCAGGGGGCCGTGCGCGGGGCCTATCAGGATTTTCTGGCGCGGGACCGGCATCCGCTATTGGCGCTGTTTTTTGAACTTTCGCCGCGCGATGTTGACGTCAACGTCCATCCGGGCAAGACCGAAGTCCGGTTTCGTGATCCGGGCATGGTGCGTGGTTTGATCGTTGGTGCGTTAAAGCATGCACTGGCGGGGGCAGGGCACCGGGCATCGACCACGGTGGCCGATATGGCGCTTGGTGCCGCAAGGCGCGAGGGCGACGGGCCCTCTTTACCCTATGGCGGGTCACGTCCGGCCTCCGGCGGATATAATTTCGGGTCCTATCAGCCCAGTCATCCGGGGCTGGCCGCAGTGCAGCGTGACTATGCCGCCCAGGCACCGTCTTCGTCCTATGGCGGGTTGTTTGACCGCGGGCGCGATTTTGCTGGTGGTGAGACCGGCGGTGACAATGGCGGATTTGCCGCGGCTGCGGCCAGTGCGCTGGCTGGCGGATATGGTGGCGGGTATGCCGGTGCGGCCCCGTCGGCACGGATTGATGACACCGACGCATCGAAATTTGTTGATCATCCGCTGGGTGCAGCGCGCGGGCAGGTGCATGCCAATTATATCATCGCCCAGACCCGCGACGGGTTGGTGATTGTTGATCAGCATGCCGCCCATGAACGCATTGTCTATGAACGTATGAAAGCTGATCTGGCGGAAAATGGCGTCAAACGGCAGGGGTTGCTATTGCCGGAGGTCATTGAACTGGACGAGGCATCCGCCGAACGCGTTGCCGACCGGGCCGAAGAATTTGCCGAATTGGGGCTGGTGGTCGAACCGTTTGGTCCCGGCGCGCTGGTGGTGCGTGAAGTGCCGGCCATGCTGGGCAAGGTTGATGTGGCCGGGCTGGTGCGTGATCTTGCCGACGAGATTGCCGAACTGGGACAGGGCATGGCGCTTAAAGACCGGTTGATG